A genomic window from Anticarsia gemmatalis isolate Benzon Research Colony breed Stoneville strain chromosome 22, ilAntGemm2 primary, whole genome shotgun sequence includes:
- the IleRS-m gene encoding isoleucyl-tRNA synthetase, mitochondrial translates to MFFTRNSNILCTNYKRIIKKWTCINCTRAKSTAAPKTKTYSHTILSPKTNFPARSSNAIKEQIQKTAQFAELYNWQRENLKGPEYVLHDGPPYANGDLHMGHAVNKIIKDINNRSQILQGHRIHYVPGWDCHGLPIELKALQKAKKNKKDKQPSSPIDVRQIARTFALETVEKQKDAFRKWGVMADWDKQCYLTLNKTYIQNQLHQFYKMYKSKLIFRALKPVYWSPSSKTALAEAELEYDPQHKSKEVYVTFPLENLPSVVQEAVKGSKISAIIWTTTPWTLIANRAICYNPLMKYSVVTLSNKPGELFLVGSGLIEGLEKVLGAEISKVVEFDGDQLKGTTYKNKLVSETLPFLDGDHVTEGKGTGLVHTAPAHGPEDFLIALKNNMTVQCNVDESGRYTNIDESLNGLYVLSEGQDAIISRLNQDILYKGDYLHSYPLDWRTKKPVILRASQQWFIDTAALKEKALKALESVDILPPSSSDQSRQGFRAQLEKRPYWCISRQRAWGVPIPAVYSGGDVVVDERIIDNLCSLIETRGPDVWWTCDVKDLLPDDVIKDHQLDIEQVTKGQDIMDIWFDSGISWSTLDGRTANLYCEGVDQLTGWFQAALLTSVALTGKAPYKSIFVHGFVVDDKKRKMSKSIGNVIDPTTIIQGGKDKNNQPAYGVDTLRWWVASHSTQHSQIVISKKLLDDCQTELVRIRNIMKYLLGVVSDIPNTAFEKQPTLNFFDKYVVKETHDFITQINENYNNFKYNSIAQNILFFISNKVSGLYCHCIKDRLYCSSKNFEERIAAQLVVHTILVSLCKALGPILPHLIEEVWQYHPLYKKPFYFTENIPILNSNNIDNNTMEVILDLKREICVLAKNENLKKFSAKIVLEKDLYDRLNSLNVSDGVNDSVLCEILELSSVSFEVSNGGKWEVELSQSKNGQCLRCRKFNVIDDNDKCVRCEKVLNSL, encoded by the exons atgtttttcacAAGAAATTCTAATATTTTGTGCACTAATTACAAAAGAATAATTAAGAAATGGACGTGTATCAATTGTACACGTGCAAAGAGTACTGCGGCACCAAAAACCAAGACATATTCTCACACTATTCTTTCACCGAAGACGAATTTTCCGGCACGATCAAGTAACGCTATAAAAGAGCAAATTCAAAAg ACTGCACAATTTGCAGAGCTATACAACTGGCAAAGAGAGAACCTAAAAGGCCCAGAATATGTATTACATGATGGGCCACCTTATGCAAATGGAGATTTACACATGGGACATGCAGTTAACAAG ATAATTAAAGACATAAACAACCGCAGCCAAATATTACAAGGCCACCGTATTCACTACGTCCCTGGCTGGGACTGCCACGGACTCCCCATTGAACTAAAAGCCTTACAGAAAgctaaaaagaataaaaaagacaaacaaCCATCCAGCCCGATTGACGTTAGACAGATCGCAAGAACATTTGCATTAGAAACAGTGGAAAAGCAAAAAGATGCATTCAGAAAGTGGGGTGTCATGGCTGATTGGGATAAACAGTGTTATTTGacgttaaataaaacttatatacaGAACCAGTTGCATCAGTTTTATAAGATGTATAAATCAAAGTTGATTTTTCGAGCCCTGAAACCAGTTTATTGGTCTCCATCTtcaaa aacaGCTCTAGCAGAAGCTGAGTTAGAATATGACCCACAGCACAAAAGCAAAGAAGTTTATGTTACATTCCCTCTTGAGAACCTGCCCAGTGTTGTACAAGAAGCTGTAAAAgg TTCAAAAATCTCAGCAATAATCTGGACGACAACACCCTGGACTCTGATAGCGAACAGGGCGATCTGCTACAACCCTCTGATGAAGTATAGCGTCGTTACACTGAGCAACAAGCCTGGAGAACTGTTCCTAGTGGGTTCAGGTCTTATTGAAGGTCTAGAGAAGGTCTTAGGAGCAGAGATTAGTAAAGTTGTTGAGTTTGATG GTGATCAGCTCAAAGGTACAACATACAAGAACAAGTTAGTATCAGAAACCCTTCCATTCTTGGATGGAGACCACGTGACTGAGGGTAAAGGTACCGGACTGGTACACACGGCGCCCGCGCACGGTCCTGAAGACTTTCTTATTGCGTTGAAGAATAATATGACTGTC caATGCAACGTAGACGAATCCGGCCGCTACACAAACATAGACGAATCCCTCAACGGTCTGTACGTGTTATCAGAAGGCCAGGACGCCATCATCTCTCGTTTAAACCAGGACATACTCTATAAGGGAGACTATTTACACTCCTACCCACTGGACTGGCGGACTAAGAAACCTGTGATACTAAGAGCTAGCCAACAGTGGTTTATTGATACTGCTGCGTTAAAGGAGAAGGCATTG AAAGCTCTAGAATCAGTAGATATCCTGCCACCGTCGAGCAGTGATCAGTCTCGCCAAGGGTTTAGAGCGCAGTTGGAGAAGCGACCGTATTGGTGCATATCGCGGCAGAGGGCGTGGGGCGTGCCCATACCCGCCGTGTACAGCGGGGGTgatgttgttgttgatga GCGAATTATAGATAATCTATGCAGTCTAATAGAAACCCGTGGTCCAGACGTGTGGTGGACTTGTGACGTCAAAGATTTGTTACCTGATGACGTCATCAAAGATCACCAGTTGGACATCGAACAAGTTACTAAAGGACAG GACATAATGGACATCTGGTTCGACTCAGGCATATCTTGGAGCACATTAGACGGTCGGACTGCTAACTTGTACTGTGAAGGAGTAGATCAGCTCACCGGGTGGTTCCAAGCTGCTCTACTGACCTCTGTCGCGTTGACTGGCAAGGCGCCTTATAA GTCAATATTCGTACACGGCTTCGTGGTAGACGACAAGAAGCGCAAGATGTCTAAATCTATCGGCAACGTTATAGACCCCACCACTATCATACAAGGGGGGAAGGATAAGAACAACCAGCCGGCTTATGGCGTTGATACACTTAG GTGGTGGGTAGCCAGCCATTCAACGCAGCACTCCCAAATTGTAATCAGCAAGAAACTCTTAGACGATTGTCAAACAGAACTAGTTAGAATTAGAAACATTATGAAATACCTTCTAGGCGTCGTTAGTGATATACCAAACACAGCATTTGAAAAACAACCAACATTAAACTTCTTCGACAAATATGTGGTTAAAGAAACCCACGATTTTATCACccaaattaatgaaaattataacaatttcaaatacaattcCATAGCTCAGAATATcctattttttataagtaataaaGTATCTGGGTTATACTGCCATTGTATTAAAGATAGGTTATATTGTTCTAGTAAAAATTTTGAAGAGAGAATCGCAGCGCAGTTAGTTGTTCATACGATTTTAGTCTCTTTGTGCAAAGCATTAGGGCCTATATTACCTCATTTGATAGAAGAAGTATGGCAATACCATCCGTTGtacaaaaaacctttttatttcacAGAGAATATTCCGATTTTAAATTCGAATAACATAGACAATAACACAATGGAAGTAATTTTAGATTTGAAAAGAGAAATATGTGTGTTAGCGAAGAACGAAAATCTGAAAAAGTTTTCAGCGAAAATTGTATTAGAAAAAGATTTGTATGATAGATTAAATAGTTTAAATGTATCTGATGGGGTTAATGATAGTGTGTTGTGTGAAATTTTAGAACTGTCATCTGTCAGTTTTGAGGTTAGCAATGGCGGGAAATGGGAGGTAGAGTTGTCACAGAGTAAAAATGGACAGTGCTTGAGGTGTAGgaaatttaatgttattgatgATAATGATAAGTGTGTTAGATGTGAAAAAGTGTTGAATTCTTTGTAA
- the LOC142982762 gene encoding myrosinase 1-like, which yields MSFGNKMYVSALVFCIVISVARCSGNLGFPPGFKLGVATASYQVEGAWNVSDKGESIWDRLLHTQPSLSADGSNGDVACDSYHLWRRDIEMAVELGVDMYRFSISWPRLLPSGFANYVSEDGKRYYNNLIDGLLEKGIEPVVTLYHWDLPQYLQDLGGWANPLIVDWFADYARVAYTLFGDRIKTWLTLNEPLIICDGGYNKLWAPYLDDLKVAAFLCNKNVMMAHAKAYRMYDEEFRPLYQGKVSFPNIFFWFEPETPADAEAAVLTRQMWHDRYAHPVFSQAGGWPPELEKVLLANGKREGYPYPRLPPFTQEEINYVKGTYDFYALNHYTTRLVRRVKPGEAGSWIFYGSEEINVAIVNDPSWTTAVTDWFAINPTGLRKQLHWINSTYGISDILITENGLPTFEKDLLDVNRITYIRSYLEQILLAINDGINVMGYTAWSLMDNFEWLAGYTVKYGLYDVDFTSPNRTRTPRESARYFSNLTKTRTLTDDNIYYLRNVTKNTKALKTLAIMEC from the exons ATGTCATTTGGTAACAAGATGTATGTCAGTGCACTTGTGTTCTG CATCGTGATTAGTGTAGCACGGTGTTCAGGGAACCTGGGATTTCCACCAGGGTTCAAGCTTGGAGTAGCTACAGCTTCCTATCAAGTTGAAGGAGCCTGGAATGTCAGTG ACAAAGGTGAGAGCATCTGGGACAGGTTATTGCACACCCAACCATCTCTATCAGCTGACGGCTCCAACGGAGACGTGGCGTGTGACTCCTACCATCTATGGAGACGAGACATCGAGATGGCTGTCGAGCTGGGAGTCGATATGTACAG GTTCTCAATATCCTGGCCTCGTCTACTCCCAAGTGGTTTCGCCAACTATGTCAGTGAGGACGGCAAGAGATATTACAACAACCTGATCGATGGTCTACTGGAGAAAGGCATCGAGCCTGTCGTCACTTTATACCACTGGGATCTCCCGCAGTATCTTCAAGATCTTG GTGGTTGGGCAAATCCTCTCATCGTCGACTGGTTTGCCGACTACGCAAGAGTAGCATACACTCTTTTCGGCGACCGCATCAAGACCTGGTTAACCCTCAACGAGCCCCTGATCATCTGTGATGGGGGTTACAATAAACTGTGGGCTCCATACTTGGATGATTTGAAGGTTGCAGCGTTCCTTTGTAACAAGAACGTGATGATGGCTCATGCGAAGGCTTATAGGATGTATGATGAGGAGTTCAGACCTTTGTATCAGG GGAAGGTATCATTCCCCAACATATTCTTCTGGTTTGAGCCAGAGACACCTGCAGATGCAGAGGCGGCGGTACTTACACGACAAATGTGG CATGACCGTTACGCACATCCCGTCTTTTCACAAGCTGGAGGTTGGCCACCAGAGCTAGAAAAGGTTCTATTAGCGAACGGTAAAAGAGAAGGCTACCCTTATCCAAGACTACCTCCTTTCACACAAGAAGAAATTAACTACGTCAAAG GAACATACGACTTCTACGCATTGAACCACTATACCACTCGTTTGGTACGCAGAGTAAAGCCAGGTGAGGCTGGGTCCTGGATCTTCTACGGCTCAGAAGAAATCAACGTGGCTATAGTGAACGATCCATCTTGGACTACTGCTGTTACTGACTGGTTTGCG ATAAACCCCACAGGTCTTCGGAAGCAGTTACACTGGATCAATAGCACTTATGGAATCAGTGATATTCTCATCACGGAGAATGGTCTACCGACTTTCGAGAAAGACTTGCTTGATGTCAACAGAATTACGTACATTAGAAGTTATTTGGAACAG ATACTGCTCGCCATAAACGATGGTATAAACGTAATGGGTTACACGGCGTGGTCGCTCATGGACAACTTTGAATGGCTAGCAGGATATAC AGTAAAATACGGATTATACGACGTAGACTTTACTTCACCAAACAGGACTCGAACCCCACGTGAGTCGGCGCGGTACTTCTCCAATCTTACTAAAACAAGAACTTTAActgatgataatatttactatttaagaaatgtaacaaaaaacacTAAAGCGCTGAAAACTCTGGCCATAATGGAATGCTAA